From Ananas comosus cultivar F153 linkage group 8, ASM154086v1, whole genome shotgun sequence, one genomic window encodes:
- the LOC109713635 gene encoding probable purine permease 11 isoform X4, producing the protein MGDTTMEEEEEEEEEEEKGRRRRRWRWRWWVAVAMHSVLVLSGQSAATLLGRFYYDHGGSSMWLQTLTLSAAFPVLFLPRLLLFTPQSPPLPPPSPLLKLGLAYVGLGLITAVDSLLYSYGLLYLTVSAYSLVCATQLGFNAVFSYFINGEKFTDLTLNSLVLLTFSAAILAVRSDDDPTAGRHYGLGFVLTLAASALYSLILSLMELTFEKLVRSRSLRAVLDMQIYTAAVSTAAAAAGLFISGEYRGLRREAEGFGRGEVGYVMTLIWASVGWQVTNVGLVGLISEVSALFSNVISTLGIPIAPVFAVILFKDKMDGVKVISLLLAIWGFISYFYQHYLDYKAQKKATVLGERGDARDASA; encoded by the exons ATGGGAGACACTacgatggaggaggaggaggaggaggaggaggaggaggagaaggggcggaggcggaggcggtggcggtggaggTGGTGGGTGGCGGTGGCGATGCACTCCGTCCTCGTCCTCTCCGGCCAATCCGCCGCCACCCTCCTCGGCCGCTTCTACTACGACCACGGCGGCTCCTCCATGtggctccaaaccctaaccctctccgccgccttccccgtcctcttcctcccccgcctcctcctcttcacGCCTCAATCTCCGCCCCTGCCACCGCCTTCGCCGCTTCTGAAGCTCGGGCTCGCGTACGTGGGGCTCGGCCTGATCACGGCCGTCGACAGCCTGCTGTACTCGTACGGCTTGCTGTATCTGACGGTGTCGGCGTACTCGCTGGTGTGCGCCACCCAGCTGGGCTTCAACGCCGTCTTCTCCTACTTCATCAACGGCGAGAAGTTCACCGACCTCACCCTCAACTCCCTCGTCCTCCTCACCTTCTCCGCCGCCATCCTCGCCGTCCGCTCTGACGACGACCCCACCGCAGGAAG GCACTACGGGCTTGGCTTCGTGCTGACCCTCGCGGCGTCGGCATTGTACTCCCTCATCCTCTCCCTGATGGAGCTGACCTTCGAGAAGCTCGTCCGCAGCCGGAGCCTGCGCGCGGTGCTCGACATGCAGATCTACACCGCGGCcgtctccaccgccgccgccgccgcgggcctCTTCATCAGCGGCGAGTACAGAGGCCTGAGGCGAGAGGCCGAGGGGTTCGGCCGAGGCGAAGTGGGCTACGTGATGACTCTAATCTGGGCCTCGGTGGGGTGGCAGGTCACCAACGTTGGGCTCGTGGGCCTCATCTCGGAGGTGTCCGCGCTCTTCTCCAACGTCATCAGCACTCTCGGGATACCCATCGCGCCCGTGTTTGCCGTGATCCTGTTTAAGGACAAAATGGACGGGGTTAAGGTGATATCCCTCTTGTTGGCTATCTGGGgatttatatcctatttttaTCAGCACTATCTTGATTATAAGGCCCAGAAAAAGGCTACAGTACTGGGGGAAAGAGGAGACGCTAGAGACGCTTCTGCTTAG
- the LOC109713635 gene encoding probable purine permease 11 isoform X1 translates to MGNWKLFMKSVTNTKSYQLLKDRCVQNPLTKQKKKVPKGIGILQPIVNLEDYKLKRPNASIPAHVEDADAEELRHPLTSTAAMGDTTMEEEEEEEEEEEKGRRRRRWRWRWWVAVAMHSVLVLSGQSAATLLGRFYYDHGGSSMWLQTLTLSAAFPVLFLPRLLLFTPQSPPLPPPSPLLKLGLAYVGLGLITAVDSLLYSYGLLYLTVSAYSLVCATQLGFNAVFSYFINGEKFTDLTLNSLVLLTFSAAILAVRSDDDPTAGRHYGLGFVLTLAASALYSLILSLMELTFEKLVRSRSLRAVLDMQIYTAAVSTAAAAAGLFISGEYRGLRREAEGFGRGEVGYVMTLIWASVGWQVTNVGLVGLISEVSALFSNVISTLGIPIAPVFAVILFKDKMDGVKVISLLLAIWGFISYFYQHYLDYKAQKKATVLGERGDARDASA, encoded by the exons AGCTATCAACTTTTAAAAGACCGTTGCGTGCAGAATCCACTTacaaaacagaagaaaaaagtTCCAAAGGGAATTGGTATCTTACAGCCGATAGTAAATTTGGAGGATTACAAG CTCAAGAGGCCCAACGCTTCGATCCCGGCCCATGTAGAAGACGCAGACGCCGAAGAGCTCCGCCACCCACTCACCAGCACCGCGGCCATGGGAGACACTacgatggaggaggaggaggaggaggaggaggaggaggagaaggggcggaggcggaggcggtggcggtggaggTGGTGGGTGGCGGTGGCGATGCACTCCGTCCTCGTCCTCTCCGGCCAATCCGCCGCCACCCTCCTCGGCCGCTTCTACTACGACCACGGCGGCTCCTCCATGtggctccaaaccctaaccctctccgccgccttccccgtcctcttcctcccccgcctcctcctcttcacGCCTCAATCTCCGCCCCTGCCACCGCCTTCGCCGCTTCTGAAGCTCGGGCTCGCGTACGTGGGGCTCGGCCTGATCACGGCCGTCGACAGCCTGCTGTACTCGTACGGCTTGCTGTATCTGACGGTGTCGGCGTACTCGCTGGTGTGCGCCACCCAGCTGGGCTTCAACGCCGTCTTCTCCTACTTCATCAACGGCGAGAAGTTCACCGACCTCACCCTCAACTCCCTCGTCCTCCTCACCTTCTCCGCCGCCATCCTCGCCGTCCGCTCTGACGACGACCCCACCGCAGGAAG GCACTACGGGCTTGGCTTCGTGCTGACCCTCGCGGCGTCGGCATTGTACTCCCTCATCCTCTCCCTGATGGAGCTGACCTTCGAGAAGCTCGTCCGCAGCCGGAGCCTGCGCGCGGTGCTCGACATGCAGATCTACACCGCGGCcgtctccaccgccgccgccgccgcgggcctCTTCATCAGCGGCGAGTACAGAGGCCTGAGGCGAGAGGCCGAGGGGTTCGGCCGAGGCGAAGTGGGCTACGTGATGACTCTAATCTGGGCCTCGGTGGGGTGGCAGGTCACCAACGTTGGGCTCGTGGGCCTCATCTCGGAGGTGTCCGCGCTCTTCTCCAACGTCATCAGCACTCTCGGGATACCCATCGCGCCCGTGTTTGCCGTGATCCTGTTTAAGGACAAAATGGACGGGGTTAAGGTGATATCCCTCTTGTTGGCTATCTGGGgatttatatcctatttttaTCAGCACTATCTTGATTATAAGGCCCAGAAAAAGGCTACAGTACTGGGGGAAAGAGGAGACGCTAGAGACGCTTCTGCTTAG
- the LOC109713635 gene encoding probable purine permease 11 isoform X3: MEHGCTADEQLKRPNASIPAHVEDADAEELRHPLTSTAAMGDTTMEEEEEEEEEEEKGRRRRRWRWRWWVAVAMHSVLVLSGQSAATLLGRFYYDHGGSSMWLQTLTLSAAFPVLFLPRLLLFTPQSPPLPPPSPLLKLGLAYVGLGLITAVDSLLYSYGLLYLTVSAYSLVCATQLGFNAVFSYFINGEKFTDLTLNSLVLLTFSAAILAVRSDDDPTAGRHYGLGFVLTLAASALYSLILSLMELTFEKLVRSRSLRAVLDMQIYTAAVSTAAAAAGLFISGEYRGLRREAEGFGRGEVGYVMTLIWASVGWQVTNVGLVGLISEVSALFSNVISTLGIPIAPVFAVILFKDKMDGVKVISLLLAIWGFISYFYQHYLDYKAQKKATVLGERGDARDASA, encoded by the exons CTCAAGAGGCCCAACGCTTCGATCCCGGCCCATGTAGAAGACGCAGACGCCGAAGAGCTCCGCCACCCACTCACCAGCACCGCGGCCATGGGAGACACTacgatggaggaggaggaggaggaggaggaggaggaggagaaggggcggaggcggaggcggtggcggtggaggTGGTGGGTGGCGGTGGCGATGCACTCCGTCCTCGTCCTCTCCGGCCAATCCGCCGCCACCCTCCTCGGCCGCTTCTACTACGACCACGGCGGCTCCTCCATGtggctccaaaccctaaccctctccgccgccttccccgtcctcttcctcccccgcctcctcctcttcacGCCTCAATCTCCGCCCCTGCCACCGCCTTCGCCGCTTCTGAAGCTCGGGCTCGCGTACGTGGGGCTCGGCCTGATCACGGCCGTCGACAGCCTGCTGTACTCGTACGGCTTGCTGTATCTGACGGTGTCGGCGTACTCGCTGGTGTGCGCCACCCAGCTGGGCTTCAACGCCGTCTTCTCCTACTTCATCAACGGCGAGAAGTTCACCGACCTCACCCTCAACTCCCTCGTCCTCCTCACCTTCTCCGCCGCCATCCTCGCCGTCCGCTCTGACGACGACCCCACCGCAGGAAG GCACTACGGGCTTGGCTTCGTGCTGACCCTCGCGGCGTCGGCATTGTACTCCCTCATCCTCTCCCTGATGGAGCTGACCTTCGAGAAGCTCGTCCGCAGCCGGAGCCTGCGCGCGGTGCTCGACATGCAGATCTACACCGCGGCcgtctccaccgccgccgccgccgcgggcctCTTCATCAGCGGCGAGTACAGAGGCCTGAGGCGAGAGGCCGAGGGGTTCGGCCGAGGCGAAGTGGGCTACGTGATGACTCTAATCTGGGCCTCGGTGGGGTGGCAGGTCACCAACGTTGGGCTCGTGGGCCTCATCTCGGAGGTGTCCGCGCTCTTCTCCAACGTCATCAGCACTCTCGGGATACCCATCGCGCCCGTGTTTGCCGTGATCCTGTTTAAGGACAAAATGGACGGGGTTAAGGTGATATCCCTCTTGTTGGCTATCTGGGgatttatatcctatttttaTCAGCACTATCTTGATTATAAGGCCCAGAAAAAGGCTACAGTACTGGGGGAAAGAGGAGACGCTAGAGACGCTTCTGCTTAG
- the LOC109713635 gene encoding probable purine permease 11 isoform X2 — MGNWKLFMKSVTNTKLKRPNASIPAHVEDADAEELRHPLTSTAAMGDTTMEEEEEEEEEEEKGRRRRRWRWRWWVAVAMHSVLVLSGQSAATLLGRFYYDHGGSSMWLQTLTLSAAFPVLFLPRLLLFTPQSPPLPPPSPLLKLGLAYVGLGLITAVDSLLYSYGLLYLTVSAYSLVCATQLGFNAVFSYFINGEKFTDLTLNSLVLLTFSAAILAVRSDDDPTAGRHYGLGFVLTLAASALYSLILSLMELTFEKLVRSRSLRAVLDMQIYTAAVSTAAAAAGLFISGEYRGLRREAEGFGRGEVGYVMTLIWASVGWQVTNVGLVGLISEVSALFSNVISTLGIPIAPVFAVILFKDKMDGVKVISLLLAIWGFISYFYQHYLDYKAQKKATVLGERGDARDASA, encoded by the exons CTCAAGAGGCCCAACGCTTCGATCCCGGCCCATGTAGAAGACGCAGACGCCGAAGAGCTCCGCCACCCACTCACCAGCACCGCGGCCATGGGAGACACTacgatggaggaggaggaggaggaggaggaggaggaggagaaggggcggaggcggaggcggtggcggtggaggTGGTGGGTGGCGGTGGCGATGCACTCCGTCCTCGTCCTCTCCGGCCAATCCGCCGCCACCCTCCTCGGCCGCTTCTACTACGACCACGGCGGCTCCTCCATGtggctccaaaccctaaccctctccgccgccttccccgtcctcttcctcccccgcctcctcctcttcacGCCTCAATCTCCGCCCCTGCCACCGCCTTCGCCGCTTCTGAAGCTCGGGCTCGCGTACGTGGGGCTCGGCCTGATCACGGCCGTCGACAGCCTGCTGTACTCGTACGGCTTGCTGTATCTGACGGTGTCGGCGTACTCGCTGGTGTGCGCCACCCAGCTGGGCTTCAACGCCGTCTTCTCCTACTTCATCAACGGCGAGAAGTTCACCGACCTCACCCTCAACTCCCTCGTCCTCCTCACCTTCTCCGCCGCCATCCTCGCCGTCCGCTCTGACGACGACCCCACCGCAGGAAG GCACTACGGGCTTGGCTTCGTGCTGACCCTCGCGGCGTCGGCATTGTACTCCCTCATCCTCTCCCTGATGGAGCTGACCTTCGAGAAGCTCGTCCGCAGCCGGAGCCTGCGCGCGGTGCTCGACATGCAGATCTACACCGCGGCcgtctccaccgccgccgccgccgcgggcctCTTCATCAGCGGCGAGTACAGAGGCCTGAGGCGAGAGGCCGAGGGGTTCGGCCGAGGCGAAGTGGGCTACGTGATGACTCTAATCTGGGCCTCGGTGGGGTGGCAGGTCACCAACGTTGGGCTCGTGGGCCTCATCTCGGAGGTGTCCGCGCTCTTCTCCAACGTCATCAGCACTCTCGGGATACCCATCGCGCCCGTGTTTGCCGTGATCCTGTTTAAGGACAAAATGGACGGGGTTAAGGTGATATCCCTCTTGTTGGCTATCTGGGgatttatatcctatttttaTCAGCACTATCTTGATTATAAGGCCCAGAAAAAGGCTACAGTACTGGGGGAAAGAGGAGACGCTAGAGACGCTTCTGCTTAG